CATGACGCCGAGTTTCCGTTATTTGCTTACACCGGTGGTAATTTGCCAGGGGCTATCACCGCTAAGCCTCTTGCTTTAGGCGATATTCCTGCATGGGCATTATCTGCCCGTGGGGAGCGCTTAGAGGCGGTTCAGATTGAAGTTCGCCATCAGACGGATAAATTTTCTTTGGCCGGTGTGCAGATGAAGTTTTCCGCTCAAAGTCGAGACAACCGCTTTAATGTTAGCGCAGACACCGACGGCGATAGCTGGATTATCAAAACGCCGTCAACGGTACATGCCCACGTACCGGAAAATGAGTTTACGGCGATGATGCTGGCGAAAGCGATTGGCGTTGAGATCCCTGAGATTAAATTAGTTGAGCTGTCTCAGCTAGATCATTTACCCAAGATCAATCTACCTGATGAACGCTATGCGTATGCCATTCGCCGGTTTGATCGCAGCGACGCGGGCAGGATACACACCGAGGATTTTGCCCAAATATTGAATGTCTATCCTCATGAAAAATATGGCCGCTACAACTACGACATTATGGCGGCGTTGTTATATCGGTTTGGTTCCGGTGGCTTGGCCGACGTACAACAAATGGCGCGGCGTTTATTGGCAAATATCCTGCTGGCGAACGGTGATGCACATTTGAAAAACTGGACGATGATCTATCGCGATGCGTTACATGCTCGGTTGTCTCCGGCCTATGACATTGTGACGACGTTACCTTATGTTGCCGGTGAGGACAGCGTTGCTTTAAATATGGCAAAAGAAAAACGCTGGCAACGAATTGAATTATCGACTTTTGAACGCTGGGCTGAGAGCCTTAAAATTGCGTGGCCCGCTATTGCCGTTCATTTGCACGATGCTATGACTACGGCACGCCAAATTTGGCCTTCAATGCTCGAAGAACTACCCATGAAGGAGGAACATAAAATCGTATTAAGAAACCATTGGGCGAGCCTCTCTTCCGACTTCCGCATCGCTGTACCTTAGCGCTTAAAAAACGATTGATTGTCTAACCTGATTAAATCAGAGAAAATAGCCCGCTATACCCGTCATACTTCGAGCCGCATGTGCGTTGGCTACGTTTGTTCACCCTAGTCACATAGTTATCTATGCTGCTAGGGATTCACAAACTTGCCGCCTTCCTGCAACTCGAATTATTTAGGTTATAACCCTTTTTATTCCCGCTTTGCGTAACAAGAAATCGTCTGAATTACGGGCGCTGGCGCAGGGTGGCTAACGATAGAACGTAAAAACATGTCTCCTAGTGAATACGCTCGCGAAGTGGCTAAACGCCGCACTTTCGCAATTATTTCTCACCCCGATGCCGGTAAAACCACGATTACTGAAAAAGTTCTGTTATTCGGACAGGCTATTCAGACCGCGGGAACGGTAAAAGGGCGCGGCTCCAACCAGCACGCTAAATCTGACTGGATGGAGATGGAAAAACAACGTGGTATTTCGATTACCACCTCGGTGATGCAGTTCCCTTACCACAATTGCTTGGTAAACCTGCTCGACACCCCAGGGCACGAAGACTTCTCTGAAGATACCTATCGTACCCTGACCGCCGTTGACTGCTGCTTAATGGTTATCGACGCGGCTAAAGGCGTCGAAGATCGTACCCGTAAGCTGATGGAAGTTACGCGCCTGCGTGATACGCCGATCTTGACCTTCATGAACAAAGTCGACCGCGAAATTCGCGATCCGATGGAGCTGCTGGACGAAGTCGAAAACGAGCTGCGTATCGTGTGCGCGCCAATCACGTGGCCAATCGGTTGTGGTAAATCGTTTAAGGGTGTTTATCACCTTTATAAAGATGAAACCTATCTGTATCAAACAGGTAAAGGCCACACCATTCAGGAAGTTCGCATCGTTAAAGGTTTGGACAATCCTGACCTAGACGCTGCCGTTGGCGACGATCTGGCAGAGCAGCTGCGCGGTGAGCTGGAGTTGGTGAAAGGAGCCGCCGCTGAATTTGATAAGGACGATTTCCTCAATGGTGAATTGACCCCTGTCTTCTTCGGTACGGCTCTGGGTAACTTTGGTGTTGACCATATGCTTGATGGCTTGGTGGATTGGGCGCCTGCGCCAATGCCGCGCAAGACTGATACCCGCGTGGTTAGCGCTGATGAAGAGAAATTCACCGGTTTTGTGTTTAAAATTCAGGCCAACATGGACCCTAAACACCGCGACCGCGTTGCTTTTATGCGTGTGGTATCTGGCCGTTATGAAAAGAGCATGAAACTGCGTCAGGTTCGTACGGGCAAAGACGTGGTGATCTCTGATGCGCTGACCTTTATGGCCGGTGACCGTTCGCACCTTGAAGAAGCCTATGCGGGTGACATCATTGGTTTGCATAACCACGGCACGATTCAGATTGGTGACACCTTCACTCAG
This is a stretch of genomic DNA from Hafnia alvei. It encodes these proteins:
- a CDS encoding type II toxin-antitoxin system HipA family toxin is translated as MTKQTESVQALALYLNQQRIGVLAHYASNHNILTFDPEYAALPLSVRPIFTLQQVIYPNYLQSPLRSTTRLPPVLSNLLSEGALRDLMTRTLKVHHDAEFPLFAYTGGNLPGAITAKPLALGDIPAWALSARGERLEAVQIEVRHQTDKFSLAGVQMKFSAQSRDNRFNVSADTDGDSWIIKTPSTVHAHVPENEFTAMMLAKAIGVEIPEIKLVELSQLDHLPKINLPDERYAYAIRRFDRSDAGRIHTEDFAQILNVYPHEKYGRYNYDIMAALLYRFGSGGLADVQQMARRLLANILLANGDAHLKNWTMIYRDALHARLSPAYDIVTTLPYVAGEDSVALNMAKEKRWQRIELSTFERWAESLKIAWPAIAVHLHDAMTTARQIWPSMLEELPMKEEHKIVLRNHWASLSSDFRIAVP
- the prfC gene encoding peptide chain release factor 3, with the translated sequence MSPSEYAREVAKRRTFAIISHPDAGKTTITEKVLLFGQAIQTAGTVKGRGSNQHAKSDWMEMEKQRGISITTSVMQFPYHNCLVNLLDTPGHEDFSEDTYRTLTAVDCCLMVIDAAKGVEDRTRKLMEVTRLRDTPILTFMNKVDREIRDPMELLDEVENELRIVCAPITWPIGCGKSFKGVYHLYKDETYLYQTGKGHTIQEVRIVKGLDNPDLDAAVGDDLAEQLRGELELVKGAAAEFDKDDFLNGELTPVFFGTALGNFGVDHMLDGLVDWAPAPMPRKTDTRVVSADEEKFTGFVFKIQANMDPKHRDRVAFMRVVSGRYEKSMKLRQVRTGKDVVISDALTFMAGDRSHLEEAYAGDIIGLHNHGTIQIGDTFTQGEEMKFTGIPNFAPELFRRIRLRDPLKQKQLLKGLVQLSEEGAVQVFRPIHNNDLIVGAVGVLQFEVVVARLKSEYNVEAIYESVNVSTARWVECDDVKKFEEFKRKNELNLALDGGDNLAYIAPTMVNLNLASERYPEVKFRKTREH